CGCGGCGAGCTCGCTCCGGCTGCGCACGTCCGACCCCCACCACAGCGGTGTCACCAGGACGGCGACCGCCTGGAGCGCCGCCGCCAGGGCGTCGCGCAGACCCCCGCCCGTCGCCCACACGGCCGCGGGCGCCGCGACGGTGAGCACGCCGACCACCCCGTGCAGCGCCCGCCGCGTCCGGGCGGGGGCGTGCACCTCGGCGCTGTACAGCGCGTCGACCAGCACGAGCAGCAGCCCGAGGCTGCCGCCCGCGGGGACCGTGCCGGCCAGGCAGGCGGCGGCCAGCAGCAGCACCACCACCGGGTGCCGGCGCTTCGCGGTGAGCGCGCCGCACGCGACGAGCAGCAGCGCGGTGTGCAGCCACCAGCCCGCCGGCCCCGCCCCCGCGGACCCCGTCACCGAGATCCCCGCCCCGTGCAGCAGCAGCCCGGCGGCCAGGTACAGCAGCGCGACGCCACGGTCGTCGAGGCGGGGCAGGGACGGCATGGCGTCCATCCCAGCACGGCCCCGGCGCGGCCGGGTCCTCCGAAGGGACGACGCCGCCCCGCAGGATCGTGCGGTCGGCCGACGCCCCCGCCCGGCGCCGGCGCGACGCTGCCGGCATGGACGTGATCGAGACCCTCCGCGAGAACCCGGTCGCCGCGCTCGTCGTCGCCTGCGAGGTGGCGTTCTGGGTGTTCCTCGGCGCCGCGGTCGTCGCCCGGTACGTGCTGCGCCGGCGGCGCCTGTCGACGGTGCTGCTGCTGTGCGAGCCGCTGCTCGAGGTGGTGCTGCTGGTCGCCACCGTCGGGGACCTGCTGCGGGGCTCGGAGGCGACCTGGACGCACGGCCTCGCGGCGCTCTACCTCGGGTTCACCGTGGCGTTCGGCAAGCGGACCGTGCACGCCGTCGACGCCTGGGTCGCGCACCGGTTCTTCGGGGGGCCGGAGCCCGTGCGGCCGCCGCGGCGCGGGCCGGCGCGCGTGCGGTACGAGTGGGCGCTGTGGCTGCGGGTGCTGCTCGCCTGGGCGGTGGCCTGCGCGGTGCTCGGCGTGCTGCTGCTCGTCGCGCAGGGGCCGGGCGAGGCGGCGGCGGAGCAGCGGGAGGTGCTGCTGGGCTGGGGCGGCCGGGCGACCCTGGTGCTCGTGGCGTGGTTCGTGTTCGGGCCGGTGTGGGAGACGTTCACGCCACGCCGGGCGGCGGGCGACGCGGCGGCCGGTCCGGCGCGGTCAGACGCGCGGTGACGCGGCGGGCCGACGGATCCGCCGCCGCGCGACCTGCGTCCCCAGCAGCAGCGCCGCGGCCAGCGCCGGCCACCCCCAGGGCACGGAGGTGTGCGGCACGTACCCGGGCGGCGACCCGATGCTCGCGAGCGCGACCTCGGCGCCGGACCGCTGCAGCAGCGGCTGCGCGACCGCCAGGACGACGCTCGTGACGGCGGCCGCGGTCAGGTACGGCCCGGGCACGACGAGGCGCCAGGATCCCCGCCGGTCGGTGCGCCCGACGTGCAGCGCGAGCAGGCCGACGAGCAGCGCGGTGAGCAGCAGCGGGCCCCACAGGCCGACCCGGGCGAGCGACGCCTCGGGTCGCGAGAGGTCCGCCACCCAGACCCGGGCGAGCGGCCCGGCGAGCCGCTCGACGTGGGTGTCCGGCAGCGGCGGGTACGCGGCGTCGGCCAGCGTGACCAGCGGCTGCGCGTCGTGCCGGGTGAGGCCGTTCAGCGCAGAGGCCAGCCCGGTCGCCGCGAACGCTGCGGCGACGAGCCCGAGCAGCGTCCCGCCGGTCGTGCGTCGCATGCGCGCCACGGTACCGACGGGCTCCCCGCCGCGGGGCGGGTCCAGCGCGGCAGCGCGTCCGGGGCCACGGCGGTCCCGGCCCCGTCCACCCCGGTGCGACGCGACCCGGCCCGCCCTCCCGCCCCACCCTCCCGCCCCACGAGGCCCCGTTCGGATCCGTTCGCACCGGCGCGCCGGGCGTGTCGGTACCAACGGATCCGAACGTCCCCACCCACGGGGGCGGAGTGGGGGACGGGAGCCGGGGGGACAGGCAGAGGGGACGGGCGTCAGGCCCCGAAGAGGCGGCGCAGCGTCCCGACCGGGAGCTTGGGCCGACGGTCGGCGGTGCACAGGCCGTTCGTCTCGAGCCCCGTGTCGGTGAGCTGGGTGTAGCAGTACCCCCGCAGCGCGGTGGACGACCGGACGGCGCCGAGCAGGTCGGTGAGGCGGGCCTCGAGGTCCTCGGGGCTGCGCGCCTCGGAGTACCCCCACGAGCCCTCCGGCGCCCCGGGGGCGAACGAGACGCCGCCGAACTCCGACAGCAGCACCGGGATGGTGCCGGGCTCGGGCGCCGGGCCGCCGACCCACATCCGGCGGCCCGCGGGGCCGATCCCGGCGACCGTGCGGGCGACCGCGGCGGCGTCGCCGTAGCGCTCGCGCAGCTCGTCGCCCGTGGCGGCGTAGTCGTGGACGGTCAGCAGGTCGGACGCCGTGTGCTCCCAGCCGTCGTTGGAGATGACGGGCCGCGTCGGGTCGAGCGCGCGCGTGAGCTCGGTGAGGGCGCGGCTGTAGGCCTGCTGCGCCGGGTCGTGGGCGATGTGCTGGACGCCCCAGGACTCGTTGAACGGCACCCAGGCGATGACGCACGGGTGGGAGACGTCGCGGCGGACGACGTCCAGCCAGTCGCGGGTCAGCTGGGCGACGGCCTCGTCGGAGAACCGGTAGGCGCCGGCGGTCTCGCCCCACACGGCGAGCCCCAGCACGTCGCACCAGTACAGGTAGCGCGGGTCGGCGACCTTCTGGTGGACGCGCACCGTGTTGAACCCGAGCGCCAGCGCCAGCTCGACCTCCTCGCGGAGCGCCTCGGGGCTCGGCGCGGTGAGGTGCGACTGCGGCCAGTAGCCCTGCTCCAGGACGGCGCGGACGGTGAACGGCCGGTCGTTGAGCAGCAGGTGGTCGCCCTCGACGGCGACGGACCGCAGGCCGCAGTACGAGGCGAGCCGGTCGAGCTCGGCGCCCGACGCGTCGACGAGCGCCACGTCGGCGTCGAGCAGCACCGGGTGGCCGGGCGACCACAGCAGCTGCTCGTACGCCTGGCCGTTGTGCTGCGCGGGCAGCGGGACCACGACGTCCGCCACGGACCCGGTCACCGGCACCTCGGCCGCGCCGACCTCGGCGTCCCCGTGGCGGAGCCGCACCCGCACCCGCGTCCCCGCCGGGGCGGAGGCGCGCAGCCGCACCTGCACGGCCATGCGGGCGGCGGGCACGTCGGGCCGCCAGGTCAGCGAGCCGACGGCGACGGCGGGCACCTGCTCGAGCCACACGGTGCGCCAGATCCCGGACGTGCGGTGGTACCAGATCGCGTGCTGCTCGCGCTGCCAGTCCTGCTTGCCGCGCGGCTGCTCGACGTCGGTGCGGTCGTCGGTCGCGCGCACGACGACGACGTGCGCGTCGGGGGGCAGGTCGGGGTCGAGCAGGTCGGTGACGTCCGCGCTGAACGGGGTCTGCCCGCCCTCGTGCCGGACGGCGTGCCGGCCGTCGACCCAGACGTCGGCCTCGTGGTCCACGGCGCCCAGGTGCAGCAGCAGGCGGTCGGTGCCGAGGGCGGCCGGGACGGTGAACCGGCGCCGGTACCACAGGGCGGCGTGGTCGCCGTGGTCGGCGACGCCGGAGGCCTCGGACTCGGGCGGGAACGGCACGAGGACCTCGCGGTCGAACCGCGCCTCCGCGTCGCGGTCGTGCCAGCGCTCGCGCAGGCCCGCGTCCGCGTCGTCGAACGCGAACCGCCAGGGACCGTCCAGCGACCACCAGCGGTCGGGCCGGACGAGCTGGGGCCGGGGGTGCAGACCCGTCGCGGGTGCTGACGTCGTCGTCATGGCGGTCCTTCGGTCGCGGGAGTACGTCGTCGACCCATGTTGCCACGTTGCAAAGCCGCGTGTCACACCGTCGCGGCCGGGCCGGGCTCAGCCGCCCGTCGACTCCCGCAGGACGAGCGCGTGCGGCACCGTCACGTCCTGGCCGGCGGGCGGCCCGGCCGACCGCCGCTCGAGCTGCGCGACCAGCCGGGCCACCGCGACGCGGGCGATCTCGTCCCGGTCCGGGCGCACGGTGCTCAGCGCGGGCGTGAGGTAGCGGACCTCCTCGACGTCGTCGAACCCCATGAGCGCGACGTCCTGGGGCACCCGCACGCCGCGGAGCAGGCAGGCCCGCAGGGCGCCGACCGCGAGCATGTCGTTGAAGCAGAACACCGCGTCGGGGCGCTGGTCCTCGTCGAGCAGGGCGGTCATCGCCGCGAACCCGGACGCGCGGTCGTACGCCTCGACGTACCGCAGCAGCCGCGGGTGCGCGGGCAGGCCGGCCTCGGCGAGCGCGATCATGAGGCCCTCCGCGCGCTGCCGCCCCGTCTGCGCCTCGGTCTGCAGCCCGATGGCGGCGACCCGTCGGCGCCCCAGCCCCACCAGGTGCTCCGTCGCCTCGCGCGCGGCCGCGACGTTGTCGATGTGCACGTGGTCGAAGGCGGTGTCCACGGTCCGCTCGCCCAGCAGCACGACCGGCCGGCCGGGGTCCGCGTCGAGCAGGTCGCGCCGGGTGAGGGCGAGCGGGCTGAGGACGAGCCCGTCGAACATCGCGCCGCGGGGGCCCTGGCGCAGCAGCTCGCGCTCGCGGTCGGGGTCGCCGTCGGTCTGGTCCACCACGACGGTGAACCCCGCGCCGGTGGCCTCGCGCACCACCGCGCGGGCGAGCTCGGCGAAGTAGGGCTGGTCGAGCGCGGGGACCACGAGGCCGAGCAGCCCGGTCCGGCCGGTGCGCATCGCCCGGGCCGCGGTGTTCGCGCGGTAGCCGAGGGCGTCGACCACCGCCTGCACCTGCTCCCGGGTGCGCGGCGCGACGTGCGCGTAGCCGTTGACCACGTTCGACACGGTCCGCGGGGACACCCCGGCGACCCGCGCCACCTCCTGCAGCGTCACCGCACCCCTGCGCGTCATGGCCCGCACCCTAGCGGGTTTGCCACGCTGCAATCAGTGGGGCTACCGTTTGCCACGTTGCAACGCCGCGGCAGGCCCCCGCCGCGGCGACACGTGACCGCGAGGAGGCGGACATGCCGGACATGCACGGACGACGGACCAGGCGCGGGATCGCGCTGGCCGCGGGACTGACCCTGGCGCTGGCGGCCTG
This is a stretch of genomic DNA from Cellulomonas sp. ES6. It encodes these proteins:
- a CDS encoding sugar-binding domain-containing protein; protein product: MTTTSAPATGLHPRPQLVRPDRWWSLDGPWRFAFDDADAGLRERWHDRDAEARFDREVLVPFPPESEASGVADHGDHAALWYRRRFTVPAALGTDRLLLHLGAVDHEADVWVDGRHAVRHEGGQTPFSADVTDLLDPDLPPDAHVVVVRATDDRTDVEQPRGKQDWQREQHAIWYHRTSGIWRTVWLEQVPAVAVGSLTWRPDVPAARMAVQVRLRASAPAGTRVRVRLRHGDAEVGAAEVPVTGSVADVVVPLPAQHNGQAYEQLLWSPGHPVLLDADVALVDASGAELDRLASYCGLRSVAVEGDHLLLNDRPFTVRAVLEQGYWPQSHLTAPSPEALREEVELALALGFNTVRVHQKVADPRYLYWCDVLGLAVWGETAGAYRFSDEAVAQLTRDWLDVVRRDVSHPCVIAWVPFNESWGVQHIAHDPAQQAYSRALTELTRALDPTRPVISNDGWEHTASDLLTVHDYAATGDELRERYGDAAAVARTVAGIGPAGRRMWVGGPAPEPGTIPVLLSEFGGVSFAPGAPEGSWGYSEARSPEDLEARLTDLLGAVRSSTALRGYCYTQLTDTGLETNGLCTADRRPKLPVGTLRRLFGA
- a CDS encoding LacI family DNA-binding transcriptional regulator, translated to MTRRGAVTLQEVARVAGVSPRTVSNVVNGYAHVAPRTREQVQAVVDALGYRANTAARAMRTGRTGLLGLVVPALDQPYFAELARAVVREATGAGFTVVVDQTDGDPDRERELLRQGPRGAMFDGLVLSPLALTRRDLLDADPGRPVVLLGERTVDTAFDHVHIDNVAAAREATEHLVGLGRRRVAAIGLQTEAQTGRQRAEGLMIALAEAGLPAHPRLLRYVEAYDRASGFAAMTALLDEDQRPDAVFCFNDMLAVGALRACLLRGVRVPQDVALMGFDDVEEVRYLTPALSTVRPDRDEIARVAVARLVAQLERRSAGPPAGQDVTVPHALVLRESTGG